The following proteins are co-located in the Leptospira weilii genome:
- a CDS encoding IS3 family transposase (programmed frameshift) codes for MKKRFSEDQIHKILKESESGASTSDVCRKYGISGNTFYRWRSKYGGLELSDLKRMKTLEEENSKLKKLYAELALENEAIKDVTRKKVVSREQKREAVMLIKTKLGERKSCRLLQISRTVFRYRCGLQDKNKELKDRIRSLAYKHRRAGYRQIHSFIRQGEHVNHKRIYRLYSELGLKYRIKRKRKRLSLPTVPKIVPKKSEERWSMDFMSDSLYSGRRFRILNIIDDFGRFAVVTKAEFSITSERLVRILNEVSEVRSLPKQIVVDNGPEFTSKTFLRWAFEKRVDIHFITPGKPTENAFIESFNGKMRNECLNENWFKDIEEARRLIEEWRIFYNSERPHSSLGGLTPEEYLRRSA; via the exons ATGAAGAAACGTTTCAGTGAAGATCAAATTCACAAGATATTGAAGGAATCGGAATCAGGGGCATCGACCTCTGATGTTTGTCGTAAGTATGGAATCAGCGGAAATACTTTTTACCGTTGGCGTTCGAAATACGGAGGTTTAGAACTGAGCGATCTGAAGCGAATGAAGACTTTAGAGGAAGAGAACAGTAAGCTAAAGAAACTATATGCAGAATTAGCTTTAGAAAATGAAGCGATCA AAGATGTTACTCGAAAAAAAGTGGTGAGCCGCGAGCAGAAACGAGAGGCAGTTATGTTGATCAAAACGAAACTTGGAGAACGAAAATCCTGTCGTCTCTTGCAAATTTCCAGAACCGTCTTTCGGTATCGTTGCGGACTTCAAGACAAAAACAAGGAATTAAAGGATCGAATTCGTTCTTTAGCGTATAAACATAGAAGAGCGGGATATAGGCAGATCCATTCTTTCATTCGTCAAGGAGAGCATGTAAATCATAAACGAATCTATCGCCTGTATTCCGAATTGGGCTTAAAATACCGAATCAAGCGAAAACGAAAGAGGCTGTCATTGCCTACTGTTCCAAAGATTGTTCCTAAGAAATCGGAGGAAAGATGGTCAATGGATTTCATGTCGGATTCGCTCTATTCGGGAAGAAGATTCAGAATTTTGAATATTATCGATGACTTCGGTCGATTCGCAGTCGTAACGAAGGCGGAATTCTCAATTACTTCAGAAAGATTAGTAAGGATTTTGAATGAAGTATCCGAAGTCCGTAGTCTACCAAAACAAATTGTTGTGGATAATGGTCCCGAATTCACATCAAAAACATTTTTACGATGGGCTTTCGAAAAAAGAGTCGATATTCATTTTATCACACCGGGCAAGCCTACTGAAAATGCCTTCATCGAGAGCTTTAACGGAAAAATGCGAAACGAATGTTTAAATGAAAATTGGTTTAAAGATATCGAAGAAGCCCGGCGCCTCATCGAAGAGTGGAGAATCTTCTACAATTCAGAAAGGCCACATAGCTCACTCGGGGGATTAACTCCGGAGGAATATTTAAGACGCTCTGCTTAA